AAGGTTTTGTCGAAAACCAAGAATTCCCCAAACCTAAGTTAGACGAATATTCGGAATGAAAAAAAGACATCATGGATGGTTTTGTCCAATTTCCATTGGCAAATGGATTTTCAAAAAACACAGATTCTTTTGCCATTTGGTCCATCATAGGTGTGACAGAATACGGATATCCATAAGAACCAAAAAAATCTTTCCTAGCAGAATCAATCACAATGAGAATCACCGACTTTGGTTGCCCAGAACGTGCAAACGATGAAAAAAGGTCCTTGGGATATAACAAAGGTTCACCGACAAAAAGATAACTATCTTTACTCTCCCAAACCAACCGAAGAGAACCCGATTCTCCGATTTCCAAAATTTCTTTTTTGGCAGACCACTTTTCCTTCACCACTCCGGCAAGATTCCATTCCGCAAGTTTTGTACCACCCGAATCAATTTTTAAAATTCCTGAAATTTGGGATTGGAATTCTGTCCCACCTAACAACCCCACAAGTGATGAAAATTCATACTGCCCCGGTGGAATTTTGAATTCATATTCCTGGCCTGGCGGAAAAAAAAGGGAATCCAGAGAATGGTTTAAAAAGATTTCTTTATCCGTATTAAAAGTGATCTGCGTATTCTCCCATTTTCGTGAAAGAGGAAGTCCGCTTTGGCGGCCTGGATTTTTTTTCCAATGGTAAGGGAGTAAATCTTTGGAAATGGAAATTTTGGATTTGGCATTTCTTAACTCCAAAACCAAGTCCACAGGAAAACGTCTTTCCGATTTGTTCAAACAGCTTAAGAGACAAAAACAGATCGATAGGGCGAAAGGAACAGTCGCTCGCATATGGAACCAGTTTGGAAAACAGGTTTCCGACGAACAGGAAAAGTTCTTTCTTTTTAGGTTTCCATCGTCCATGTTTGACATCTATGAGTATCTGGGAACAAGCCTACTCCCGTGAGGAGTCTACCTTTCAAAACAAAGACGGCGGAAAGATTTATTATCAAATCTACCGACCCAAGTCTGGTGTAAAACGTGTGCTCGTTGTTCACCACGGAATTGGAGAACACGGTGGTCGTTACAATTTTTTGTTGGAAGCCATGGCAGAACGCAATTACGCCATTTACCTCATCGACTGCCGCGGTCACGGTAAATCCGATGGACGTCGTGGTGTCATCACTCACTTCTCCGATTTTTTTGCTGATCTCAAAGAACTCATTGATATCGCCAAACGAAATGAAGGTGTAAGTAAGGTGACTTTACTTGGTCACTCTATGGGTGCAGCCATCACCTTTCTTTATACTGCCACTGACAACTACCAAAACGATTTAGATGCATACATTTGTAGTGCCCTCCCCATCAAAGTCAAAACTGACCTTGTGATGGATATCAAAAAAGGTGCCGGTGGTTTATTAGCAAAATTTGTTCCTACACTCACGGTTCCAACTGGTCTCGATGTGAATATGATTTCGCATGACAAATCTGTTGTGGAAGCATACGTAAAAGACCCG
The sequence above is drawn from the Leptospira sp. WS4.C2 genome and encodes:
- a CDS encoding lysophospholipase, which produces MSIWEQAYSREESTFQNKDGGKIYYQIYRPKSGVKRVLVVHHGIGEHGGRYNFLLEAMAERNYAIYLIDCRGHGKSDGRRGVITHFSDFFADLKELIDIAKRNEGVSKVTLLGHSMGAAITFLYTATDNYQNDLDAYICSALPIKVKTDLVMDIKKGAGGLLAKFVPTLTVPTGLDVNMISHDKSVVEAYVKDPLVHGNVGAYLGDYLLNCYTLALESATKINVPIYMFHGKEDQIALVQGTLEAFEKVNSKDKTMKIFDGLYHETMNELPKDRAIVFKELVSWIDKH